A single window of Fischerella sp. PCC 9605 DNA harbors:
- a CDS encoding type II toxin-antitoxin system RelN family antitoxin, translating into MKAIEVKGTVDEFGQLSLDEPLTLAKHSRVRVIVLITEENEEDEEIVESASESFRQGWHDAMSGNTVPISQLWEGIDAE; encoded by the coding sequence ATGAAAGCAATTGAAGTTAAGGGAACTGTCGATGAATTCGGTCAACTTTCTTTAGATGAACCGTTGACTTTGGCAAAACACAGCCGCGTTCGAGTCATTGTCCTAATTACGGAAGAGAATGAAGAGGATGAGGAAATTGTTGAGTCTGCAAGCGAAAGTTTTCGTCAGGGTTGGCACGATGCTATGAGTGGAAATACTGTGCCTATCTCTCAACTATGGGAAGGGATTGATGCAGAGTGA
- a CDS encoding HEAT repeat domain-containing protein, whose amino-acid sequence MQLLQSDDVPVHICWQVEKSLVKIGTGNEMAIAVLVQQAQPNNVDDFIRRQAAKSLEEIGTGNEKAIAALVQLLESNNLDYETRRQAAKSLGMVDPGNKIAIAALVQMLQSNIKDYITCMLVASSLIDILNNNQNSFAVVKALSGYWQFDSHCYNVIWNCAQNMPYPDFYQAWHQHNITTRAMRSLARIFRMF is encoded by the coding sequence GTGCAACTGCTACAGTCAGATGATGTGCCTGTCCACATCTGTTGGCAGGTAGAAAAAAGTTTAGTGAAAATAGGCACAGGCAATGAAATGGCGATCGCTGTCTTGGTGCAACAAGCGCAACCTAATAATGTGGATGACTTCATCCGTAGGCAGGCAGCAAAAAGCTTAGAGGAAATCGGCACAGGCAATGAAAAAGCGATCGCAGCCTTAGTACAGCTGCTGGAATCAAATAATTTGGATTACGAGACACGTAGGCAGGCAGCAAAAAGCTTAGGGATGGTCGACCCTGGCAATAAAATTGCGATCGCAGCTTTGGTACAAATGTTGCAATCGAATATCAAGGACTATATCACCTGTATGCTAGTAGCATCTAGCTTGATTGACATTCTAAATAATAATCAGAATAGCTTTGCGGTAGTCAAAGCTTTAAGTGGTTATTGGCAATTCGATTCTCATTGCTACAATGTAATCTGGAATTGTGCCCAAAATATGCCTTACCCAGATTTCTATCAAGCTTGGCATCAGCATAATATTACTACTCGTGCGATGCGAAGCCTAGCGAGAATCTTCAGAATGTTTTGA
- a CDS encoding DUF1499 domain-containing protein, producing MWERGEGRYDVCSASRLGQSDLGVNRNRVETIRAKLNQIQQNHR from the coding sequence ATTTGGGAGAGGGGTGAGGGCAGATATGATGTTTGTTCGGCTTCGCGTTTGGGTCAAAGCGATCTAGGTGTGAATCGTAACCGCGTAGAGACAATTAGAGCAAAGTTAAACCAGATACAACAAAACCACCGTTAG
- a CDS encoding Uma2 family endonuclease, with translation MVSSLKELLNHPELAHIDDPEEKFITSGVSWQMYEALLAKLEDNSHYRVTYLDEILEIVSPSIRHENIKKRLAILIERYLYSQRIRFSPMGSSTIKKQLKQAGVEPDECYCIGEKKDIPDLAIEVIVTSGSIDKLEIYRRLGVAEVWIWQINRLRLYHLREETPSEFLDTYGYEQIMLSELLPKLNIALLEQCVQISDEIKAIDQFEQGFS, from the coding sequence ATGGTCAGCAGCCTTAAGGAACTCTTAAATCACCCAGAACTTGCACACATTGATGACCCAGAGGAAAAATTCATCACTAGTGGTGTAAGCTGGCAAATGTATGAAGCGTTACTAGCCAAACTAGAAGATAACTCTCATTACCGTGTCACTTACTTAGATGAAATATTAGAAATTGTGTCACCGTCTATCAGACATGAAAATATCAAAAAACGTTTGGCTATTTTGATAGAACGCTATCTCTACTCTCAGCGAATTCGCTTCAGTCCGATGGGGAGTTCCACTATTAAAAAACAACTCAAGCAAGCTGGGGTTGAACCAGATGAATGTTATTGCATTGGCGAGAAAAAAGATATCCCAGACTTAGCTATAGAGGTGATTGTCACCAGCGGTAGCATTGACAAGCTAGAAATTTACCGACGCTTGGGAGTTGCTGAAGTTTGGATTTGGCAAATCAATCGACTCAGACTTTACCATTTGCGGGAAGAAACACCATCTGAGTTTTTAGATACTTACGGCTACGAACAGATTATGTTGAGTGAATTATTGCCAAAACTAAATATTGCTTTATTGGAACAATGCGTCCAGATTTCAGACGAAATAAAAGCCATTGACCAATTTGAACAAGGTTTTTCGTAG
- a CDS encoding DUF427 domain-containing protein, with translation MPKATWNGAVLAESDNTVVVEGNHYFPPDAINKQYFKESDTHTTCPWKGVASYYSIEVDGQTNKDAAWYYPSAKEKAKQIEGYVAFWRGVKVEA, from the coding sequence ATGCCGAAAGCAACTTGGAATGGTGCTGTCTTAGCCGAAAGCGACAATACTGTTGTCGTGGAAGGTAATCATTACTTTCCCCCTGATGCAATTAACAAACAGTACTTCAAGGAAAGTGACACTCACACCACTTGCCCTTGGAAAGGTGTTGCTAGTTACTACAGTATCGAAGTAGATGGACAAACCAACAAAGACGCTGCTTGGTACTATCCCAGTGCAAAAGAAAAGGCGAAGCAGATAGAGGGTTATGTTGCCTTTTGGAGAGGTGTAAAAGTCGAAGCTTAG
- the lpdA gene encoding dihydrolipoyl dehydrogenase, with the protein MSQTVIPPILQPITVPPMDRFNQELIENLHPPNWVNPEPAPCYNLVIIGAGTAGLVTAAGAALLGAKVALVEKHLMGGDCTNVGCVPSKTMIRSARVVADVKYAGKFGIGTPHYINIDFPAVMERLRRIRVEISPHDSAKRFQQEFGVDVFFGKAHFYSPDTVEVAQKTLRFNKAVIATGSRPKQLPIEGLEAAKYLTNETVFSLTRQPKRLAVIGGGYIGCELAQTFRRLGSEVILLQKGSHLLSREDADAAAIIQKTFVREDIQLILGSNVHRVEREDADKVIYYEVNGQENKLKVDEILVAVGRSPNVEDLNLETVGVKCDQDKGIIINDYLQTTNPRIYAVGDVCMKWKYTHAADAAARIVIQNALFSILGLGRKKLSSLIMPWCTYTDPEVAHVGMYPQQAEEKGIEIDTFYIPLNEVDRAIVDGEAEGFVKIHVKKGTDKILGATIVGRHAGEMINEITLAMTNKLGLGAIAKTIHPYPTQSEAIRKAADAYNRTRLTPLVKKLTSTWLALRR; encoded by the coding sequence ATGAGTCAAACAGTAATTCCACCCATACTCCAACCCATAACTGTTCCACCAATGGATCGGTTTAACCAGGAGTTAATTGAAAACCTCCATCCGCCGAATTGGGTTAACCCTGAACCTGCTCCTTGTTACAATTTGGTGATTATTGGTGCGGGTACTGCTGGATTAGTGACGGCAGCTGGTGCAGCTTTGTTAGGTGCAAAAGTGGCTTTGGTGGAAAAGCACCTGATGGGCGGTGATTGCACAAATGTGGGTTGTGTACCGTCGAAAACCATGATTCGTTCGGCGCGTGTGGTTGCAGATGTGAAGTATGCCGGAAAATTTGGTATTGGCACTCCTCACTACATTAATATTGATTTTCCGGCAGTGATGGAAAGACTGCGAAGGATACGGGTAGAAATTAGTCCCCATGATTCTGCTAAGCGGTTTCAGCAGGAGTTTGGAGTAGATGTATTTTTTGGCAAGGCACATTTTTATAGCCCTGATACGGTAGAAGTTGCACAGAAAACTTTGCGATTTAACAAGGCAGTAATTGCTACTGGTTCGCGTCCCAAACAACTACCAATTGAAGGCTTAGAAGCAGCTAAATATCTTACTAATGAGACAGTATTTTCTCTGACACGACAACCAAAGCGACTTGCTGTCATCGGTGGAGGTTACATCGGTTGTGAATTAGCTCAAACCTTTCGCCGCTTAGGCTCAGAGGTGATCTTGCTGCAAAAAGGTTCCCATTTACTGAGTCGGGAAGATGCTGATGCGGCGGCGATCATCCAAAAAACTTTTGTGCGAGAGGATATTCAGTTGATTCTGGGGTCGAACGTTCACCGCGTTGAACGTGAGGATGCAGACAAGGTTATTTACTACGAGGTGAATGGACAAGAGAACAAGCTGAAGGTGGATGAAATTTTGGTTGCAGTAGGGCGATCGCCTAATGTTGAAGATTTAAATCTAGAAACTGTAGGTGTTAAATGTGACCAAGACAAGGGGATAATTATCAACGATTACCTACAAACAACTAACCCACGTATATATGCAGTCGGGGATGTCTGCATGAAATGGAAATATACCCATGCAGCTGATGCGGCGGCGCGAATTGTCATCCAGAATGCCCTATTTTCGATTTTGGGACTGGGAAGAAAAAAACTAAGTTCGCTGATTATGCCTTGGTGTACCTATACCGATCCAGAGGTTGCCCATGTGGGTATGTATCCTCAACAAGCTGAAGAGAAAGGCATTGAAATTGATACTTTTTACATTCCTCTGAATGAAGTGGATCGGGCGATCGTTGATGGTGAAGCAGAAGGTTTTGTCAAGATCCATGTCAAAAAGGGAACTGACAAGATTCTCGGAGCAACTATTGTAGGGCGTCACGCCGGAGAGATGATTAACGAAATTACCTTGGCGATGACAAATAAATTGGGATTAGGGGCGATCGCCAAGACAATTCACCCTTATCCCACCCAATCAGAAGCAATTCGCAAAGCAGCCGATGCTTATAATCGCACTCGTTTAACTCCCTTAGTGAAGAAACTAACTTCTACCTGGTTGGCTTTGAGACGTTAA
- a CDS encoding PIG-L deacetylase family protein: MGNREIISKLRVTFGAKLRSINAGILSRWILYFQSQPLAVSQKSAMVFSPHQDDETLGCGGTIALKRSLGVPVQVVFLTDGRYGRPEWIQPERITDIRQQEAVDALQILGVANSEIHFLNQIDNSLQNLPNDQRQDLVTRLAQHLQSFMPEEVYVPHKKDFHDDHEATYKLVQEAIALSGIQTELLQYPIWMFWQNPLSFSLKFEDVADARRLAISAVIDRKKRAIETYRSQHPGLPSGFLERFFLPYEIFFKD, translated from the coding sequence ATGGGAAACAGAGAAATTATTAGTAAGTTAAGAGTGACTTTTGGAGCTAAACTTCGCTCTATCAATGCTGGTATTTTGTCTCGCTGGATTTTATATTTTCAAAGTCAACCACTAGCAGTTAGCCAAAAATCAGCCATGGTGTTTTCTCCCCACCAAGATGATGAAACTCTAGGCTGTGGTGGTACGATCGCCCTCAAACGGTCACTAGGAGTGCCTGTACAGGTGGTCTTTCTGACTGATGGACGCTATGGTAGACCTGAGTGGATTCAACCAGAAAGAATTACAGATATCCGCCAGCAAGAGGCTGTAGACGCCTTACAAATTTTGGGAGTTGCCAATTCAGAAATTCACTTTCTCAATCAAATAGATAACTCTTTGCAAAATCTGCCTAATGACCAACGCCAAGATCTAGTGACTCGGTTAGCTCAACACCTACAGTCTTTTATGCCAGAAGAGGTTTATGTTCCCCATAAAAAAGACTTTCACGACGATCATGAGGCTACTTACAAGTTGGTTCAGGAGGCGATCGCCCTATCGGGAATCCAGACCGAACTATTACAATATCCAATTTGGATGTTTTGGCAAAATCCACTGTCTTTTAGTCTCAAGTTTGAGGATGTAGCTGATGCTCGCCGATTAGCAATCTCTGCTGTTATAGATAGAAAAAAACGAGCGATTGAAACCTACCGTTCTCAACATCCTGGCTTACCTAGTGGTTTTCTAGAGCGTTTCTTTTTGCCCTATGAGATTTTTTTTAAGGATTGA
- the recQ gene encoding DNA helicase RecQ, producing the protein MSQYPNLEAALKYYFGYDNFRPGQRQVIENALSNRDSLIVMPTGGGKSLCFQLPALIKKGLTVVVSPLIALMQDQVEALRKNGIAATFLNSSLNSYQTRSREQYIIQGKVKLLYVAPERLVSDRFLPFLDLVHHQVGISAFAIDEAHCVSEWGHDFRPEYRQLILLRKRYPDVPTWALTATATDRVRSDIIQQLGLKEPSIHIASFNRQNLYYEVRPKKKNAYAELLELIRETPGSGIVYCLTRKKVDEITFKLQHDKVSALPYHAGLTDEERTQNQTRFIRDDVRVMVATIAFGMGINKPDVRFVIHSDIPRNLESYYQESGRAGRDGEPSRCTLFYSYGDVKIIEYLINQKSDSQEQLIAKQQLRQMIDYAEGTDCRRTIQLSYFGERFTGNCGNCDNCRYPKPVQDWTLEAMKFLSCVARCKEKFGMGHIIDVLRGAKTQKITQYEHDKLSTYGIGKDKSADEWRMLGRSLLHQGLLEQSTDGYAVLKLNALSWEIMRRQRTVSVAVSVTQKITWNEGSTQATEAELLLQRLRSLRKKLADEQSVPPYIIFADSTLKLMAQVKPQTKDEFAKLSGVGIHKLAQYGEKFIAEIRAYCQELGLQEQKTNPTSFVSFPSNTELQTLELYQQGLSISEIAKKRNLSPKTITGHIANLIEKNQLGDLNQLVPVEKQQKILQVLNTLGDVALTPIKEYLGDSYSFEEILFVRSKWRQHSRN; encoded by the coding sequence ATGTCTCAGTATCCCAATTTAGAAGCAGCGCTGAAATATTACTTCGGTTACGATAACTTTCGCCCCGGACAGCGGCAAGTGATCGAAAATGCGCTTTCTAATCGGGACTCACTGATTGTCATGCCCACTGGCGGGGGCAAGTCGCTGTGCTTTCAACTACCAGCACTGATCAAAAAAGGTTTAACAGTGGTGGTATCGCCTTTGATAGCCTTAATGCAAGATCAAGTAGAAGCACTGCGAAAAAATGGGATTGCGGCAACATTTCTCAATAGCAGTCTCAACTCTTATCAAACGCGATCGCGCGAACAATATATCATCCAAGGTAAAGTTAAACTACTCTACGTCGCCCCAGAACGTCTTGTCAGTGACAGATTTCTGCCATTTCTAGATTTAGTACATCACCAAGTTGGTATTTCTGCCTTTGCCATTGATGAAGCACACTGCGTTTCTGAGTGGGGACACGACTTTCGTCCAGAGTATCGCCAGTTGATATTACTGCGAAAACGTTACCCTGATGTTCCAACTTGGGCACTCACTGCCACCGCTACAGATCGCGTTCGTAGTGATATCATCCAACAACTGGGGCTAAAAGAACCCAGCATTCACATCGCCAGTTTTAACCGCCAAAATCTTTACTACGAAGTCCGCCCCAAAAAAAAGAATGCCTACGCAGAACTTCTAGAACTCATTCGCGAAACCCCAGGTTCTGGAATTGTTTATTGCTTGACACGTAAAAAAGTTGATGAAATTACCTTTAAACTGCAACATGACAAAGTTTCTGCACTACCCTATCATGCAGGTTTAACAGACGAAGAACGCACTCAAAATCAAACTCGATTTATTCGCGATGATGTGCGGGTGATGGTAGCAACTATTGCCTTTGGTATGGGCATTAATAAACCGGATGTGCGCTTTGTCATTCACTCTGACATACCCCGTAACTTAGAGAGTTACTATCAAGAATCAGGTAGGGCAGGCAGGGATGGAGAACCTTCGCGCTGTACACTTTTCTACAGCTATGGTGATGTCAAAATCATAGAGTATCTCATCAATCAAAAGAGCGATTCCCAAGAACAGTTGATTGCCAAACAACAGCTGCGGCAAATGATCGATTACGCTGAAGGTACAGACTGCCGCCGCACAATTCAACTGAGTTACTTTGGGGAACGCTTTACAGGTAATTGCGGCAATTGTGATAACTGCCGCTATCCCAAACCAGTGCAAGACTGGACATTGGAAGCAATGAAATTTTTATCTTGTGTGGCACGCTGTAAAGAAAAATTTGGCATGGGCCATATTATTGATGTGTTGCGAGGAGCAAAAACTCAGAAAATTACCCAATACGAACACGATAAACTATCCACCTACGGTATTGGTAAAGATAAAAGTGCGGATGAGTGGCGGATGCTGGGACGTTCCCTGTTGCATCAAGGTTTGCTCGAACAAAGCACCGATGGTTACGCAGTTTTGAAACTGAACGCCCTCAGTTGGGAAATCATGCGGCGACAGCGCACCGTTTCTGTTGCCGTTTCCGTAACACAAAAGATTACTTGGAACGAAGGAAGCACCCAAGCAACAGAGGCAGAATTGCTATTGCAGAGGTTGCGTTCTCTTCGGAAAAAACTTGCTGACGAACAGTCTGTACCACCTTACATTATCTTTGCCGATTCTACTCTCAAATTAATGGCTCAAGTCAAACCCCAAACGAAAGACGAATTCGCCAAACTTTCCGGTGTCGGCATTCATAAACTTGCTCAATATGGTGAAAAATTTATTGCCGAAATTCGTGCTTACTGCCAAGAATTAGGATTGCAAGAGCAAAAAACTAATCCTACATCTTTTGTTAGTTTTCCTTCAAATACAGAATTACAAACTTTAGAGTTATATCAACAAGGCTTGAGCATCTCAGAAATTGCCAAAAAACGTAACCTGAGTCCGAAAACGATTACCGGTCATATTGCCAATTTAATTGAGAAGAATCAACTTGGAGATTTAAATCAGTTAGTGCCTGTAGAGAAGCAGCAAAAAATATTGCAAGTATTAAACACCCTTGGGGATGTTGCTCTTACCCCTATCAAAGAATATCTTGGTGATAGTTACAGCTTTGAAGAAATTCTGTTTGTCAGGAGTAAATGGCGGCAGCACAGTCGCAATTGA
- a CDS encoding prolyl oligopeptidase family serine peptidase produces MLLLQRQVTGAGGYNYLLFLPQGYQTEESVWPMILFLHGAGERGSNLEYVKTHGVAKIVEEQASFPFIVVSPQCPRGKYWSVDVLSTLLDEAIASYRVDVDRVYLTGLSMGGYGTWRLAAAQPHRFAAIAPICGGGNPEEACNLKDLPIWTFHGARDRIVPLSESQRMVQALRDCGASVKFTVYPEADHDSWTQTYNNPELYEWFLQHRRSIAT; encoded by the coding sequence ATGTTATTGCTACAAAGACAAGTTACTGGCGCTGGCGGCTACAACTACTTACTATTTTTGCCTCAAGGCTATCAAACAGAAGAGTCTGTTTGGCCGATGATTTTATTTCTGCACGGTGCGGGAGAACGAGGTTCTAATCTAGAGTATGTCAAAACGCACGGAGTCGCCAAGATTGTAGAGGAACAGGCAAGTTTTCCATTCATTGTAGTTTCTCCTCAGTGTCCGCGTGGTAAATACTGGTCTGTAGACGTGTTGAGTACTCTTTTAGATGAGGCGATCGCATCTTACCGTGTCGATGTAGATCGAGTGTACTTGACTGGTTTGAGCATGGGTGGCTACGGTACGTGGCGTTTAGCAGCAGCGCAACCACATCGGTTTGCAGCCATAGCACCAATTTGCGGTGGTGGAAATCCCGAAGAAGCCTGTAACTTGAAGGATCTGCCTATATGGACATTTCATGGCGCGCGCGATCGTATTGTACCCCTAAGTGAGTCGCAAAGAATGGTGCAAGCGCTGAGAGATTGTGGCGCAAGTGTGAAGTTCACAGTCTACCCAGAAGCCGATCATGACTCATGGACGCAAACTTATAACAATCCAGAACTATACGAGTGGTTTTTGCAGCATCGGCGTTCAATCGCAACTTAG
- a CDS encoding Gfo/Idh/MocA family protein yields the protein MTNASQTNSKNKVRYAVIGLGWIAQETVLPAFADAENSELVALFSEDEIKRQELSEKYGVPAFTYEEYEAFLRSGAVDAVYIALPNHLHCEYTVKAANAGVHILCEKPMAVTEQECEQMIRAAQENNVKLMIAYRLHFDKANMQAVEIVKSGKLGEPRVFNSLFSQQVAEGNVRLEPISNGGGTVYDMGIYCINATRYLFQDEPTEVVAFCANNGEKRFEEVDEMTSAILRFPGDKLATFTSSFGVAPVSTLQILGTKGNLRMDSAYSYQGELKQQITIDNQTEEKSYPAGDQFAAEIVYFSDCVLTGKDPEPSGEEGLADVRIIRAIIASAQTGKPVQLDEFREQARPAAEQVIQRPASEEQPDLIHAADPSGKS from the coding sequence ATGACAAATGCAAGCCAAACAAACAGCAAAAACAAAGTCCGTTATGCCGTTATTGGATTGGGTTGGATTGCCCAAGAAACTGTTTTGCCTGCTTTTGCTGATGCAGAAAACTCTGAATTAGTGGCATTGTTTTCTGAAGATGAAATCAAGCGTCAGGAACTTAGCGAGAAATACGGTGTTCCTGCTTTTACCTATGAAGAATACGAAGCCTTTTTAAGAAGTGGCGCAGTTGATGCAGTTTATATCGCCCTACCCAATCACTTGCATTGTGAATACACTGTCAAAGCAGCGAATGCAGGGGTGCATATACTTTGTGAAAAACCGATGGCAGTGACAGAACAAGAGTGCGAACAAATGATTCGCGCTGCCCAAGAAAATAATGTCAAACTGATGATTGCCTATCGCTTGCATTTTGACAAAGCAAATATGCAAGCAGTAGAGATTGTCAAATCAGGAAAACTTGGTGAACCCCGCGTTTTTAACTCTCTATTTTCTCAGCAGGTTGCGGAAGGTAACGTGCGCTTAGAGCCAATTTCTAATGGCGGCGGCACAGTTTACGATATGGGTATTTACTGCATTAATGCTACTCGTTACCTGTTCCAAGACGAACCAACAGAAGTTGTTGCTTTCTGTGCTAATAACGGCGAAAAGCGCTTTGAAGAAGTAGACGAAATGACTAGTGCTATCCTGCGTTTCCCTGGGGATAAACTAGCAACTTTTACTTCTAGCTTTGGTGTAGCACCAGTTTCCACTTTGCAAATATTGGGAACAAAAGGCAACCTGCGGATGGATTCTGCATACTCCTATCAAGGAGAACTGAAGCAACAAATCACCATTGACAACCAAACCGAGGAAAAATCTTATCCTGCGGGCGATCAGTTTGCCGCAGAAATTGTCTATTTTTCAGATTGCGTGCTAACAGGAAAAGATCCAGAACCTTCTGGAGAAGAAGGATTGGCGGATGTTCGCATTATCCGGGCAATTATCGCCTCAGCGCAAACAGGTAAACCCGTACAACTGGACGAGTTTAGGGAACAAGCAAGGCCTGCTGCTGAACAGGTAATTCAGCGTCCAGCAAGCGAAGAACAGCCAGATTTAATTCATGCTGCCGATCCGTCAGGTAAATCTTAG
- a CDS encoding APC family permease, with product MPVTNPQPQLRRELGVFGATLMGLGSIVGTGVFVSIGIAAGIAGPAVILAVAIGALVATCNGLSSAQLAANHPVSGGTYEYGYKYLNPAFGFTAGWMFLVAKTASAATAALGFAGYLLNLFGVSSAWVVFTALLAVAVMTLIVLNGIRRSNFTNIAIVSVTLLSLGFFVLACFPRAIQVGVDNFTPFFTGSPANLLHASALMFVAYTGYGRIATLGEEARSPRQTIPKAMIVCLLLTMLLYMAVAAVAIGAVGVDVLADATQQTKAAPLEVAARNVTGVGGAFILAVGAMTAMLGVLLNLILGLSRVLLAMGRRHDAPRFLARLNQQQTTPYWAVVVVGVAIALLVLLGNVKTTWSFSAFSVLIYYAITNLAALRLEPHEQLYPKWVAFLGLLSCLFLAFWVESSIWQVGLGLIVAGLIWHKVRQKVRGS from the coding sequence ATGCCTGTAACCAATCCACAACCCCAACTGAGACGAGAGTTAGGTGTGTTTGGTGCTACCTTAATGGGGTTGGGTTCAATTGTTGGTACAGGTGTATTTGTCAGTATTGGGATTGCCGCAGGAATTGCCGGACCTGCGGTGATTTTGGCAGTAGCAATTGGGGCGCTTGTGGCTACCTGTAATGGACTCAGCAGCGCCCAACTGGCAGCAAATCACCCCGTTAGTGGTGGTACCTATGAATATGGTTACAAATACCTGAATCCCGCCTTTGGCTTTACAGCCGGCTGGATGTTTTTGGTGGCAAAGACAGCTTCCGCTGCCACTGCTGCCTTGGGTTTTGCTGGATACTTGCTGAATCTGTTTGGTGTAAGTTCGGCTTGGGTTGTGTTCACAGCCCTTTTAGCTGTAGCGGTGATGACGCTGATTGTTTTAAATGGTATCCGTCGCTCGAATTTTACCAATATTGCGATTGTATCGGTAACGCTATTATCTTTGGGGTTTTTTGTCCTGGCTTGTTTCCCTCGTGCTATCCAAGTTGGAGTCGATAATTTTACGCCGTTTTTTACAGGTTCTCCGGCAAACTTACTCCATGCTAGTGCGTTGATGTTTGTCGCTTATACAGGTTATGGGCGCATCGCCACTCTAGGAGAAGAAGCGCGATCGCCAAGACAAACGATTCCCAAAGCGATGATAGTATGTCTGTTGCTGACAATGCTGCTTTACATGGCAGTGGCAGCAGTTGCGATTGGGGCTGTGGGAGTAGATGTCTTAGCTGATGCTACTCAGCAGACAAAAGCTGCTCCCTTGGAAGTGGCTGCCCGTAATGTTACGGGTGTCGGTGGTGCTTTTATCTTAGCAGTTGGGGCAATGACAGCAATGCTGGGTGTATTGCTGAACTTGATTTTAGGCTTATCCCGCGTGTTACTAGCAATGGGACGCCGCCACGATGCCCCCAGATTTTTAGCACGTTTGAACCAACAACAAACTACTCCCTACTGGGCTGTAGTAGTCGTTGGAGTAGCGATCGCCCTGCTGGTTTTATTAGGGAATGTCAAAACAACTTGGTCTTTTAGTGCCTTTAGCGTCTTGATTTACTATGCAATTACTAACTTAGCCGCCTTAAGACTGGAACCCCATGAGCAACTTTATCCCAAATGGGTAGCGTTTTTGGGTCTTTTATCTTGTTTATTTTTGGCTTTCTGGGTAGAGTCCTCAATCTGGCAAGTGGGTTTGGGGTTGATTGTGGCTGGGTTAATCTGGCACAAGGTGAGGCAGAAAGTAAGAGGTAGTTGA